A stretch of Enterobacter cloacae complex sp. ECNIH7 DNA encodes these proteins:
- the fklB gene encoding FKBP-type peptidyl-prolyl cis-trans isomerase, whose protein sequence is MTTPTFDTIEAQASYGIGLQVGQQLSESGLEGLLPEALVAGIADALEGKQPAVPVDVVHRALREIHERADAVRRARFEEMAAEGVKYLEENREREGVNSTESGLQFRVINQGDGAIPARTDHVRVHYTGKLIDGTVFDSSVARGEPAEFPVNGVIAGWIEALTLMPVGSKWELTIPHNLAYGERGAGASIPPFSTLVFEVELLEIL, encoded by the coding sequence ATGACCACCCCGACTTTTGACACTATCGAAGCGCAGGCAAGTTACGGTATCGGCTTGCAGGTAGGACAGCAGCTGAGCGAATCCGGCCTGGAAGGTCTGTTACCAGAAGCGCTGGTGGCGGGTATCGCTGACGCACTGGAAGGCAAACAGCCTGCCGTTCCGGTTGACGTTGTGCACCGTGCGCTGCGTGAAATCCACGAGCGTGCTGACGCCGTGCGTCGCGCACGCTTTGAAGAGATGGCCGCCGAAGGTGTGAAATATCTGGAAGAGAACCGTGAGCGTGAAGGCGTGAACAGCACCGAGTCTGGTCTGCAGTTCCGCGTGATCAATCAGGGCGACGGCGCAATCCCGGCGCGTACCGATCACGTTCGCGTGCATTACACCGGTAAACTGATCGACGGTACCGTGTTCGACAGCTCCGTGGCGCGCGGCGAACCGGCTGAGTTCCCGGTTAACGGCGTGATCGCTGGCTGGATTGAAGCTCTGACCCTGATGCCAGTGGGTTCCAAATGGGAACTGACTATCCCGCATAACCTGGCCTACGGCGAGCGCGGCGCTGGCGCGTCCATTCCGCCATTCAGCACCCTGGTCTTTGAAGTCGAGCTGCTGGAAATTCTGTAA
- a CDS encoding GlxA family transcriptional regulator: MTNTQIGFVLCERMLSSGLSLPIEMWKAAASSYLAEQKTTSHAGTHKPEKSPFRLCRPENILKVNTIGINSEPILTHSGFSITADTTLAEDRHYDVIYLPALWRNPRAVVRQQPELLEWLTEQAARGTRIAAVGTGCCFLAESGLLNGKPATTHWHYFKQFSHDYPSVKLQTKHFLTQADNIFCAASVKALSDLTIHFIETIYGKRVATHTQRTFFHEIRSQFERQCYSEENKPHPDEDIIQIQIWIKANCASDISMQSLADMAGMSLRNFNRRFKNATDMSPLQYLLTTRIESAMTMLQSTNLSIQEIANAVGYQDIAHFNRQFKHKTTVSPGDYRKTVRAKMFSA, from the coding sequence ATGACAAATACACAAATAGGATTTGTGTTATGTGAACGCATGCTAAGTTCCGGTCTCAGTCTTCCGATTGAAATGTGGAAAGCGGCAGCCAGTAGCTATTTAGCTGAGCAAAAAACAACATCCCACGCAGGCACGCACAAACCGGAGAAGTCACCCTTCAGGCTCTGTCGCCCGGAGAATATTCTGAAGGTGAATACCATTGGCATAAACAGCGAGCCCATCCTGACGCACAGCGGCTTTAGCATTACCGCCGATACCACCCTTGCCGAAGACAGACACTATGACGTTATCTATCTTCCTGCCCTGTGGCGCAATCCTCGCGCAGTGGTCAGACAACAGCCTGAACTTCTGGAATGGCTGACCGAGCAGGCCGCGCGAGGAACCCGCATCGCCGCCGTCGGAACGGGCTGCTGTTTTCTGGCGGAGTCGGGACTGCTCAACGGAAAGCCCGCCACCACCCACTGGCACTACTTCAAACAATTCTCGCACGACTACCCCAGCGTAAAATTACAGACAAAGCATTTTCTCACTCAGGCCGATAATATTTTCTGCGCCGCAAGCGTTAAGGCCCTGTCAGATCTGACGATCCATTTTATAGAAACAATATACGGGAAACGTGTAGCCACACATACTCAACGGACATTTTTCCATGAAATTCGTAGCCAGTTTGAACGTCAATGTTACAGTGAAGAAAACAAACCCCATCCGGATGAGGATATTATTCAAATTCAAATCTGGATAAAAGCCAACTGCGCTTCGGATATATCCATGCAAAGTCTCGCAGATATGGCCGGCATGAGTTTGCGCAACTTTAATCGCCGCTTTAAAAATGCCACCGACATGTCTCCTCTGCAGTATTTATTAACCACCAGAATTGAATCCGCCATGACAATGCTGCAATCCACCAATCTTTCCATTCAGGAGATCGCGAATGCGGTTGGATATCAGGATATTGCGCACTTTAATCGCCAGTTTAAGCATAAAACCACGGTGTCACCGGGGGATTACCGTAAAACCGTCCGGGCAAAGATGTTTAGTGCATAA
- a CDS encoding OapA family protein has product MPGRFELKPTLAKIWQAPDNFRIMDPLPPLHRRGIIIGALMVIVGFLLPSGGDDVDTAPVTRNAQLDIQSQTRPQPDAQPMQTQLVTPSNDPGQVAPVEPEPIQDEQPQDQAAAPSQPQTQQPTGIEQQWRSYRVEPGKTLAQLFRDHNLPPTDVYAMAKVEGAGKPLSNLQNGQMVQIRQNASGVVTGLTIDTGNGQQVLFTRQPDGSFIRAR; this is encoded by the coding sequence ATGCCCGGGCGATTTGAACTGAAACCTACCCTGGCGAAAATCTGGCAGGCGCCGGACAATTTTCGCATCATGGACCCGCTGCCTCCTCTGCATCGCAGAGGGATCATCATTGGCGCGCTGATGGTGATCGTGGGCTTCCTGCTTCCTTCCGGGGGCGATGATGTCGATACCGCCCCCGTCACCCGCAATGCCCAACTGGACATTCAGTCGCAGACGCGGCCGCAGCCTGACGCACAGCCGATGCAAACGCAGCTTGTGACCCCGTCTAACGATCCGGGTCAGGTCGCGCCGGTTGAGCCAGAACCCATTCAGGATGAACAGCCGCAGGATCAAGCCGCCGCCCCGTCTCAGCCTCAGACGCAACAGCCTACCGGCATTGAGCAACAGTGGCGTTCCTATCGCGTAGAGCCGGGCAAAACGCTGGCACAGCTGTTCCGCGACCACAACCTGCCGCCAACCGACGTGTATGCTATGGCGAAGGTGGAAGGTGCGGGTAAACCGCTCAGTAATCTGCAGAATGGCCAGATGGTACAGATTCGCCAGAATGCCAGCGGGGTGGTGACAGGGTTAACGATTGATACGGGAAATGGGCAACAGGTACTGTTTACCCGCCAGCCAGACGGCAGTTTCATCAGGGCGCGTTAA
- a CDS encoding methyl-accepting chemotaxis protein, translating to MFKRIKVITLLISVLLVLGIMQVISAGIFINALNNDKDNFTVSQLSSKNVAEFTDAWISLNQARVTLNRGMLRLQSSMASQINGGQLNELVNTAKNLLADAQVHYDKYYALPNTPGLDENLAKRLEEQYRIYSSTLTQMNVLLSQGNLEDMFKQNAEQKQTAMQAVYREWREAQATLTDKGIQDNESDYKRILWILSAVMLLVIVVIISSWVAMRRVLLLPLEEVINHIRAIAAGDLTQPIQAEGKNEMAILARNVQEMQTSLANTVGVVREGADTIYTGAGEISAGSNDLSSRTEQQAASLEETAASMEQLTATVKQNADNARQASRLALDASSTAKKGGNVVEGVVRTMDEIATSSSKIAQITNVIDGIAFQTNILALNAAVEAARAGEQGRGFAVVAGEVRTLAQRSAQAAKEIKALIDDSGERVNAGSQLVNEAGETMAEIVNAVTRVTDIMGEIASASDEQSRGIDQVGQAVAEMDRVTQQNASLVEESAAAAAALEDQAARLNEAVAVFKITRNQAVKAAPVKTYVPKAQPVAAASEGNWETF from the coding sequence ATGTTTAAACGTATAAAAGTCATTACCCTTCTGATTTCGGTGCTGCTTGTGCTCGGCATCATGCAAGTGATTTCCGCGGGTATCTTTATCAACGCGCTGAATAACGATAAAGACAATTTCACCGTGTCGCAGCTCTCCAGCAAGAACGTGGCGGAGTTTACCGATGCGTGGATCAGCCTGAACCAGGCGCGCGTGACGCTGAACCGCGGGATGCTGCGTCTGCAAAGCAGCATGGCCTCTCAGATTAACGGTGGGCAGCTCAATGAGCTGGTCAACACGGCGAAAAATCTGCTCGCCGATGCGCAGGTCCATTACGATAAATACTATGCCCTGCCAAATACGCCGGGCCTGGACGAGAACCTGGCCAAGCGTCTGGAAGAGCAGTACCGCATTTACTCCTCAACGCTGACGCAAATGAACGTCCTGCTGAGCCAGGGCAATCTGGAAGACATGTTCAAGCAGAACGCGGAGCAAAAGCAGACTGCGATGCAGGCGGTTTACCGTGAATGGCGTGAAGCGCAGGCAACGCTTACCGATAAAGGTATCCAGGACAATGAAAGCGACTACAAGCGCATCCTGTGGATCCTCTCTGCGGTTATGCTGCTGGTGATTGTGGTGATTATCTCCAGCTGGGTAGCCATGCGCCGCGTGCTGCTGCTGCCTCTGGAAGAGGTGATTAACCATATTCGCGCCATTGCGGCAGGGGATTTAACCCAGCCGATTCAGGCTGAAGGTAAGAACGAAATGGCTATCCTGGCGCGCAACGTTCAGGAGATGCAGACCTCGCTGGCGAACACCGTGGGCGTGGTGCGTGAAGGCGCAGATACGATTTACACCGGTGCAGGCGAAATCTCTGCGGGCAGTAACGACCTCTCTTCCCGTACCGAGCAGCAGGCCGCGTCTCTGGAAGAGACGGCAGCCAGCATGGAACAGCTGACGGCAACCGTGAAGCAGAACGCCGATAACGCGCGTCAGGCGTCCCGTCTGGCGCTGGACGCCTCCTCAACGGCGAAGAAGGGCGGTAACGTGGTGGAAGGCGTGGTGCGTACAATGGACGAAATCGCCACCAGCTCCAGTAAAATCGCGCAAATTACTAACGTGATCGACGGAATTGCCTTCCAGACTAACATTCTGGCGCTGAACGCGGCGGTGGAAGCGGCGCGCGCGGGCGAGCAGGGCCGTGGTTTTGCGGTGGTGGCAGGGGAAGTACGCACTCTCGCCCAGCGCAGCGCCCAGGCGGCGAAAGAGATCAAAGCGCTGATCGATGATTCCGGCGAGCGCGTGAACGCGGGCTCCCAGCTGGTTAACGAAGCCGGGGAGACGATGGCGGAGATCGTTAATGCGGTCACCCGCGTCACCGACATCATGGGCGAAATTGCCTCGGCCTCTGACGAGCAGAGCCGCGGTATCGATCAGGTGGGTCAGGCGGTAGCCGAGATGGACCGCGTGACCCAGCAGAACGCCTCGCTGGTAGAGGAGTCTGCAGCCGCGGCGGCGGCGCTGGAAGATCAGGCTGCACGCCTGAACGAAGCGGTGGCGGTGTTCAAAATCACCCGCAATCAGGCGGTCAAAGCGGCGCCGGTGAAAACCTATGTGCCCAAAGCGCAGCCCGTAGCGGCGGCGTCTGAAGGGAACTGGGAAACGTTTTAA
- a CDS encoding AraC family transcriptional regulator, translating to MQGVPEQFNDERDSARFRHLAQLPGLELYHAHISDYAFEPHTHEAFGIGTIETGAERFRYRGTQHLAAEKSVVTMNPDEIHTGESATEGGWRYRMVYIEPDLLEEVTGLRHWWFSDVTRHDPLRSQQIGRLIYGLWHTDDPLAQKGLLLDLIETFRPLAHHAPVIQEGAHRFERVREYLHDNYMRALTLDELASVVSLSPYHFQRQFKAHFHVTPHQMLMAIRLWRAKAFLTHGMPAAEVAAATGLTDQSHLTRAFTHRYGITPVRYQKQVTRR from the coding sequence GTGCAAGGCGTACCGGAACAGTTTAATGATGAAAGAGACAGCGCGCGCTTTCGCCATCTGGCGCAGCTGCCGGGGCTGGAGCTTTATCACGCGCATATTTCTGACTACGCCTTTGAGCCGCATACCCATGAAGCCTTCGGGATCGGCACGATTGAAACCGGCGCCGAACGCTTTCGCTATCGCGGTACTCAGCATCTCGCGGCGGAAAAGTCCGTCGTCACCATGAACCCGGACGAGATCCATACCGGTGAATCCGCCACCGAAGGCGGCTGGCGCTACCGGATGGTCTATATCGAACCCGACCTGCTGGAAGAGGTGACCGGCCTCCGGCACTGGTGGTTTAGCGATGTCACGCGTCATGACCCGCTTCGCTCGCAGCAAATCGGCAGGCTGATTTACGGCCTGTGGCACACGGACGATCCGCTTGCGCAAAAAGGATTACTGCTGGATCTGATTGAGACCTTCCGGCCGCTGGCCCATCACGCGCCGGTTATTCAGGAGGGCGCGCACCGCTTCGAACGCGTGCGCGAGTATCTGCACGACAACTATATGCGCGCCCTGACGCTGGACGAGCTGGCCAGCGTCGTATCGCTCAGCCCGTACCATTTCCAGCGCCAGTTCAAAGCCCATTTTCACGTTACGCCGCACCAAATGCTGATGGCCATTCGCCTCTGGCGCGCCAAAGCGTTCCTCACCCACGGCATGCCCGCCGCCGAAGTGGCAGCCGCGACCGGACTGACCGACCAGTCTCATTTAACCCGCGCGTTTACCCACCGCTACGGCATTACGCCCGTGCGCTACCAGAAGCAGGTCACCCGGCGCTAA
- a CDS encoding SDR family oxidoreductase: MIAITGATGQLGHLVIEQLLKTVPASQIVAIVRNPAKAQALSQQGIVVRQADYTDEAAFTAALSGVDKLLLISSSEVGQRATQHQNVINAAKTAGVKFIAYTSLLHADNSPLGLHVEHVATEKALAASGIPYALLRNGWYTENYLASAPPALEHGVFIGAAGEGKIASATRADYAAAAAKVIVEEGHEGKVYELAGDHGWTLSELAAELSKQSGKPVSYQNLSEADFADALKSVGLPAGLADMLADSDVGASKGGLFDDSHTLSKLIGRATTPLAQSIKAIL; the protein is encoded by the coding sequence ATGATCGCGATTACCGGCGCTACCGGCCAGCTTGGCCATCTCGTTATCGAACAGCTGCTGAAAACCGTACCGGCCAGCCAGATTGTGGCCATCGTACGTAACCCGGCGAAAGCGCAGGCCTTAAGCCAGCAGGGAATTGTGGTTCGTCAGGCGGACTACACGGATGAAGCCGCATTCACCGCCGCGCTGAGCGGCGTGGATAAGCTGCTGCTGATCTCTTCCAGCGAAGTCGGCCAGCGCGCGACCCAGCACCAGAACGTCATTAACGCCGCCAAAACGGCTGGTGTGAAATTTATCGCCTACACCAGCCTGCTGCATGCGGACAACTCCCCACTGGGCCTGCACGTTGAACACGTTGCCACTGAAAAAGCGCTGGCGGCATCCGGCATTCCTTATGCCCTGCTGCGCAACGGCTGGTATACCGAAAACTACCTGGCGAGCGCGCCGCCTGCGCTGGAACACGGCGTGTTTATTGGTGCGGCAGGCGAAGGCAAAATTGCCTCTGCCACCCGCGCAGACTATGCCGCGGCGGCAGCCAAAGTGATTGTTGAAGAGGGCCATGAAGGCAAGGTGTATGAACTGGCGGGCGACCACGGCTGGACGCTGAGCGAACTGGCGGCTGAACTCAGCAAACAGAGCGGAAAGCCGGTCAGCTACCAGAATCTCAGTGAAGCGGATTTTGCCGACGCGCTGAAGAGCGTCGGCCTGCCTGCCGGCCTGGCCGATATGCTGGCGGATTCCGATGTCGGGGCCTCCAAAGGCGGACTCTTTGACGACAGCCATACGCTGAGCAAACTGATCGGGCGCGCCACCACGCCGCTGGCGCAGAGCATCAAAGCCATTCTGTAA
- the ytfE gene encoding iron-sulfur cluster repair protein YtfE produces the protein MAFRDQPLGELALSIPRASALFRKYDMDYCCGGKQTLARAASRKELDVEVIESELALLAQQPVDKDWRAAPLAEIIDHILVRYHDRHREQLPELILQATKVERVHADKPSVPRGLAKYLTLLHEELSSHMMKEEQILFPMIKQGMGSQAMGPISVMESEHDDAGELLEVIKHTTHNVTPPPEACTTWKAMYNGINELIDDLMEHISLENNVLFPRALAGE, from the coding sequence ATGGCCTTTCGCGACCAACCACTGGGCGAGCTGGCGCTCTCCATTCCTCGCGCTTCTGCGCTGTTTCGTAAATACGATATGGATTACTGCTGCGGCGGTAAGCAAACCCTGGCGCGTGCGGCCTCACGAAAAGAGCTGGACGTTGAGGTGATTGAATCAGAGCTGGCGCTGCTGGCCCAGCAGCCCGTCGACAAAGACTGGCGAGCCGCCCCACTCGCTGAAATCATCGACCATATCCTCGTGCGTTACCATGACCGTCACCGTGAGCAGCTGCCGGAACTGATCCTGCAGGCAACCAAAGTTGAGCGCGTCCATGCCGACAAACCGTCCGTACCGCGCGGTCTGGCGAAATACCTGACCCTGCTGCACGAAGAGCTTTCCAGCCACATGATGAAAGAAGAGCAGATCCTCTTCCCGATGATTAAGCAGGGAATGGGAAGCCAGGCGATGGGGCCTATCAGCGTGATGGAAAGCGAGCATGATGATGCGGGCGAACTGCTGGAAGTGATCAAACACACCACCCACAACGTCACGCCGCCGCCAGAAGCGTGCACAACGTGGAAAGCGATGTACAACGGCATTAACGAGTTGATTGACGACCTGATGGAACACATCAGTCTTGAGAACAACGTTCTGTTCCCGCGGGCATTAGCGGGGGAATAA
- a CDS encoding beta-ketoacyl synthase, which produces MLEGTLIRKITRDYFDVDAIASHAKLNMASGEEGFSFNISARQLPQPLPAGWHVEELADRRVRITVQGEMDCKIEALLRTEVQAAGLLPQGFRPGDHYNSQFHPRALQMAIVGASDAINALGIPWREIQAKITPDQLGVYSGNIMGQLDDYGFGGMLQSRLKGHRVSAKQCPLGLNSMCADFLNAYVLGSVGHTSATLGACATFLYNLNAAVEDIKAGRIRVAVVGSAEAPVTSEVIEGFDAMGALATESKLKHIDETETADWRNSSRPFGNSCGFVIAESSQYVVLMDDELALQLGAEIHGSVGNVFINADGYKRSIASPGPGNYITMAKAVASAVSMAGMETVQKGSFIQAHGSSTPKNCVSEADIFDRVAQAFSIRDWPVTAVKSYLGHSLGPASGDQLIGCLGVFRYGILPGIKSVSRIAPQVNNARLTIPLQDCKLEEDQGQIAFINSKGFGGNNATGVVYSPKLTHQWLRKRYGEAVFADYQQRNRQVRRQAKAYDQAASQGELNVIYLFGQQGINEEDIKIDMNGITIPGFEKPITYATEKEYPDF; this is translated from the coding sequence GTGCTTGAGGGAACCCTTATCAGAAAAATTACGCGCGACTATTTTGATGTCGATGCTATTGCCAGCCATGCAAAATTGAATATGGCTTCAGGCGAAGAGGGATTCAGTTTTAATATATCTGCCAGGCAATTACCTCAACCCTTACCGGCGGGATGGCACGTTGAAGAATTAGCGGATCGGCGTGTCCGTATTACCGTTCAGGGAGAGATGGACTGCAAAATTGAGGCGTTGCTGCGCACGGAGGTTCAGGCTGCAGGGCTGTTGCCGCAGGGATTCCGTCCGGGCGACCATTACAATTCGCAGTTCCATCCGCGGGCGTTACAGATGGCGATTGTCGGGGCGTCAGACGCCATCAATGCCCTGGGGATCCCGTGGCGAGAGATACAGGCCAAAATCACGCCGGATCAGCTCGGCGTCTATTCGGGCAATATCATGGGGCAGCTCGACGATTATGGCTTTGGCGGAATGCTGCAGTCGCGCCTGAAAGGCCATCGCGTCAGCGCCAAACAGTGCCCGCTGGGCCTGAACAGCATGTGCGCCGATTTCCTCAATGCCTATGTGCTGGGTAGCGTCGGTCATACCAGCGCCACGCTAGGGGCGTGCGCCACGTTTCTGTATAACCTGAATGCGGCAGTCGAAGATATCAAAGCGGGGCGCATTCGCGTAGCCGTCGTTGGCAGCGCCGAAGCGCCGGTTACCTCAGAAGTGATTGAAGGCTTCGATGCCATGGGCGCCCTGGCAACGGAGAGCAAGCTTAAGCACATTGATGAAACGGAAACGGCCGACTGGCGCAACAGCAGCCGCCCGTTTGGCAACAGCTGCGGTTTTGTTATCGCAGAATCCAGCCAGTATGTCGTGTTAATGGACGACGAGCTGGCGCTGCAGCTTGGCGCAGAGATCCACGGTTCGGTGGGAAATGTCTTCATCAACGCTGACGGCTATAAACGTTCTATTGCGTCGCCGGGGCCGGGGAACTACATCACCATGGCGAAAGCCGTAGCCTCTGCGGTATCGATGGCCGGGATGGAGACGGTGCAGAAGGGATCGTTTATTCAGGCGCACGGATCAAGCACGCCGAAGAATTGCGTCTCCGAGGCGGATATTTTTGACCGCGTTGCGCAAGCCTTTTCGATTCGCGACTGGCCGGTGACGGCGGTGAAATCGTATCTCGGCCACTCTCTGGGCCCCGCCAGCGGCGACCAGCTGATCGGCTGCCTCGGCGTCTTCCGCTATGGTATTTTGCCGGGAATTAAAAGCGTGTCCCGCATCGCGCCGCAGGTGAACAACGCGCGCTTAACCATTCCTCTTCAGGACTGCAAATTAGAGGAAGACCAGGGACAAATCGCCTTTATTAATTCAAAAGGCTTTGGCGGTAATAATGCCACGGGGGTGGTTTACTCGCCAAAGCTTACCCATCAATGGTTGCGCAAACGCTATGGGGAAGCGGTGTTTGCGGATTATCAGCAGCGTAACCGCCAGGTGCGACGTCAGGCTAAAGCGTACGACCAGGCGGCGTCACAGGGGGAACTGAATGTCATTTATCTGTTCGGACAGCAGGGAATAAATGAGGAAGATATTAAGATTGATATGAATGGCATCACCATTCCCGGATTTGAAAAGCCGATAACGTACGCGACGGAAAAAGAATACCCGGATTTTTAA
- a CDS encoding DMT family transporter produces MISGVLYALLAGMMWGLIFVGPLIVPEYPAILQSTGRYLALGLIALPLAWLGRARLRQLSRQDWGTALALTMMGNLIYYVCLASAIQRTGAPVSTMIIGTLPVVIPVFANLLYSHRDGKLAWSKMAPALVCTAVGLVCVNIAELRHGQADVDLWRYGSGIVLAFISVACWAWYALRNARWLRENPDKHPMMWATAQALVTLPVSLVGYAGACIWLGHQLPDFAQPFGPRPWVFIGLMVAIAVLCSWVGALCWNIASQKLPTVILGPLIVFETLAGLLYTFLMRQSVPPLFTACGIALLVVGVVMAVRAKPEKPRVVPASEV; encoded by the coding sequence ATGATTAGTGGAGTGTTGTATGCCCTGCTGGCCGGGATGATGTGGGGACTGATTTTTGTCGGCCCGCTGATCGTGCCCGAGTATCCGGCAATACTGCAGTCGACCGGACGTTATCTGGCGCTGGGGCTGATTGCTCTGCCCCTGGCGTGGCTGGGACGCGCGCGCCTGCGTCAGCTCAGCCGTCAGGACTGGGGCACCGCGCTGGCGCTGACCATGATGGGCAATCTTATCTACTACGTTTGCCTTGCGAGCGCCATTCAGCGTACCGGTGCGCCGGTATCTACCATGATTATCGGCACGCTGCCGGTCGTCATCCCCGTCTTTGCTAACCTGCTCTACAGCCACCGCGATGGCAAACTGGCGTGGTCAAAAATGGCGCCGGCGCTGGTATGCACCGCCGTGGGGCTGGTATGCGTCAATATTGCCGAGCTGCGTCACGGGCAGGCGGATGTTGACCTGTGGCGTTACGGCTCTGGCATTGTGCTGGCGTTCATTTCCGTGGCGTGCTGGGCATGGTATGCCCTGCGCAACGCGCGCTGGCTGCGGGAGAACCCGGACAAGCATCCGATGATGTGGGCGACGGCGCAGGCGCTGGTCACGCTGCCCGTCTCGCTGGTGGGCTATGCCGGGGCGTGCATCTGGTTAGGCCATCAACTGCCAGACTTCGCCCAGCCCTTCGGGCCAAGACCCTGGGTGTTTATCGGCCTGATGGTTGCGATTGCGGTGCTGTGCTCATGGGTGGGCGCGCTGTGCTGGAACATTGCCAGCCAGAAGCTGCCAACGGTGATTTTAGGGCCGCTGATTGTCTTCGAAACCCTGGCCGGACTGCTTTATACCTTCCTGATGCGTCAGAGCGTGCCGCCGCTATTTACGGCCTGCGGGATCGCGCTGCTGGTGGTGGGAGTGGTGATGGCGGTAAGAGCGAAGCCGGAAAAACCGAGGGTCGTTCCGGCGTCGGAGGTGTGA
- the cycA gene encoding D-serine/D-alanine/glycine transporter has protein sequence MVDQVKVAATEEATSEQSLRRNLTNRHIQLIAIGGAIGTGLFMGSGKTISLAGPSIIFVYMIIGFMLFFVMRAMGELLLSNLEYKSFSDFASDLLGPWAGYFTGWTYWFCWVVTGMADVVAITAYAQFWFPGLSDWVASLAVIVLLLSLNLATVKMFGEMEFWFAMIKIVAIVGLIVVGLVMVLTHFQSPTGVQASFTHLWNDGGWFPKGISGFFAGFQIAVFAFVGIELVGTTAAETKDPEKSLPRAINSIPLRIIMFYVFALIIIMSVTPWSSVVPTKSPFVELFVLVGLPAAASLINFVVLTSAASSANSGVFSTSRMLFGLAQEGVAPSAFAKLSKRAVPAKGLTFSCMCLLGGVVMLYVNPSVIGAFTMITTVSAILFMFVWTIILCSYLVYRKQRPHLHEKSIYKMPLGKLMCWVCMAFFVFVLVLLTLEDDTRQALIVTPLWFIALGLGWVFIGKKRMAGVR, from the coding sequence ATGGTAGATCAGGTCAAAGTCGCCGCTACAGAAGAGGCGACGTCTGAACAGTCGCTACGGCGCAATCTCACAAACCGTCATATTCAGCTCATTGCGATTGGGGGTGCCATCGGTACCGGGCTGTTTATGGGGTCAGGCAAAACCATCAGTCTCGCCGGGCCGTCGATCATCTTCGTTTATATGATCATCGGTTTTATGCTCTTCTTCGTGATGCGTGCAATGGGTGAACTGCTGCTCTCGAACCTCGAATACAAATCCTTTAGCGACTTCGCTTCTGACCTGCTCGGGCCGTGGGCGGGCTATTTCACCGGCTGGACCTACTGGTTCTGCTGGGTCGTCACCGGTATGGCGGACGTCGTGGCGATTACCGCCTACGCGCAGTTCTGGTTCCCGGGGCTGTCGGACTGGGTCGCCTCGCTGGCGGTCATTGTTCTGCTGCTGAGCCTGAACCTCGCCACCGTTAAAATGTTCGGTGAGATGGAGTTCTGGTTCGCGATGATCAAAATCGTGGCGATTGTCGGGCTTATCGTCGTGGGTCTGGTGATGGTGCTCACCCACTTCCAGTCGCCAACGGGCGTTCAGGCGTCGTTTACCCATCTGTGGAATGACGGCGGCTGGTTCCCGAAAGGCATTAGCGGCTTCTTTGCCGGCTTCCAGATCGCGGTATTTGCGTTCGTGGGAATTGAGCTGGTGGGCACGACGGCAGCGGAGACCAAAGATCCCGAGAAGTCTCTCCCGCGCGCGATAAACTCTATTCCGCTGCGTATCATCATGTTCTACGTCTTCGCGCTGATCATTATTATGTCCGTGACGCCGTGGAGCTCCGTGGTACCAACCAAGAGCCCGTTCGTTGAGCTGTTCGTGCTGGTAGGCCTGCCTGCCGCCGCGAGCCTGATTAACTTCGTGGTGCTGACCTCTGCGGCGTCTTCCGCGAACAGCGGCGTGTTCTCCACCAGCCGTATGCTGTTTGGCCTGGCACAGGAAGGCGTGGCGCCGAGCGCGTTCGCCAAGCTGTCGAAGCGCGCGGTACCGGCAAAAGGGTTGACCTTCTCCTGCATGTGCCTGCTGGGCGGCGTGGTGATGCTCTACGTGAACCCAAGCGTGATTGGCGCGTTCACCATGATCACCACGGTCTCTGCGATCCTGTTTATGTTCGTCTGGACCATCATCCTCTGTTCATACCTGGTATACCGCAAGCAGCGCCCGCACCTGCATGAGAAATCGATCTACAAGATGCCGCTGGGCAAGCTGATGTGCTGGGTATGCATGGCGTTCTTCGTCTTCGTGCTGGTTCTGCTGACGCTGGAAGATGATACCCGTCAGGCACTCATCGTCACGCCGCTGTGGTTTATCGCGCTGGGGCTGGGCTGGGTGTTTATCGGTAAGAAACGTATGGCAGGCGTAAGGTAA